In Haliscomenobacter hydrossis DSM 1100, the DNA window AAGTTCGTATGTTTTAACTGGAAATGCTGAAATTTACAAGGCAGGGATGCCGTGAGGGAGATTGATAAAAGGTTGATGGAGGTTGATAAGGGTTGATGGAGGTTGATAAGGGTTGATATTCTAAACATCAACCCATATCAGCCTCCATCAACCCTCATCAACATAAATTAAATTGCTGCTTATGCAAAAGATATGGTTATTACTTGTCCTCACGACGGGCTTGGGTAGCTTGAAAGCACAACAAGTATTTGAATCATTTGACGATTTTGCACCTTTACTGGAGCGAACCCAAACGGATACCACTTACGTGATTAATTTTTGGGCCACCTGGTGTGGGCCATGTGTAAAAGAATTGCCTTATTTCGAACAGTTAAACCATAGTTTGGCACAGCAAAAGGTCAGTATTATTTTGGTAAGTTTGGACTTTCGCAAAGATTTGGAAACCAAATTGAAACCTTTTTTAGCCCAGAGACAATTTTCAGCTTCAGTAGCCGCGTTAGTAGACAGCAGGCAACAGCTATGGATTGATAAAATCGATTCCAGTTGGAGTGGGGCTTTGCCTGCTACTTTGGTGTACCGGGGTGATGTACGCAAGTTTAAAGAAGGAGAATTTGATGATTTTGAAGAACTTCAGCAATTTGTGCTTGGTTTTTTTGACCCCAAAAACTAAATCCTGCGTCACAATTTAAACAAACAGCAAAGTTTAGAAGGTTGAGAGGTTGAGAAAGTTGAGGCTACCGCAAGAATGGGTTTGGGTGTGATGTGTGCGTGTGAAAGTGTGCATGTCAAAATCGCTCGCGGTAGCCTCAACCCCCTCAACTTTCTCAACCTCCTCAACATTTAGAACAAGCATAGTGTATTCAAATTCGACTGCGATGAAAACAAAAACTGGATTGGGAATCGGATTTTTTGCAAGTGTCCTTTTCCTTTTGTTCTCTTTTCCCAACTTGCCCACGGTGGCAGGTCTGAAAGTTGGAGACATTGCTCCTGATTTTCAGTTGAAAAGTACCAGTGGAAAAATGGTTACCCTCAAAGATTACAAATCCGCAAAAGGATACATTGTAATCTTTACTTGCAACACCTGTCCGTATGCACAGGCATACGAGCAACGCATCATTGATTTGCACAACAAAATGGAACCCATGGGTTGGCCGGTGGTGGCCATTATGCCCAATGACCCCTCGGTACAACCTGGGGATGGTTTTGACCGCATGACCGAACGTGCCAAACAACAGAAATACCCCTTTGAGTACCTTTTGGATGAGGGACAAAAAGTATTTCCTGCATATGGAGCAGCTCGCACTCCCCACGTTTTTTTACTCGATAAAGACCGGAAAGTGCGCTATATTGGTGCCATCGACGACAACGCCGACGATGAATCACTCATTACCCGTCGGTATGTGGAAGAAGCCATTGCCGCCGTGGAAAAAGGCAATGAACCCGATCCCAACCTGACCAAAGCAGTTGGGTGTATGATCAAAGTGAAGAAATAGCCAACGCCATCAATGGATTCGATTAGTTTAAACAAATACATCTCGGAAACGGGAATTTGCTCCCGACGAGAAGCAGATAAGTTCATCGAAGCCGGTCGGGTGAGCCTGAATGGAGTCGTTGCCACAAAAGGAAATCGGGTCGCATCAGGAGATACCGTTTTGTTGGATGGGAAGCCCCTGCGCAGTAACCCCAAGCGCATTTACCTCGCTTTTCACAAGCCCAAAGGTTTGACTTGTACCACCGACCTCCGCGACCGAACCAACGTAATCGCGTACATCAACCACCCTCAACGGATTTTTCCGATTGGCCGTTTGGACAAGGATTCCGAAGGCCTGATTTTTTTGACCAACGATGGCGATATCGTCAACAAAATCCTGCGCTCCCGCAATGGGCACGAGAAGGAGTATATTGTGGTGGTAGACAAACCCTTTGCGCCGGATTTTATCCGCCGCATGAGCAATGGTATCCCCATTTTGGGCACGACCACCAAAAAATGTGTGGTGGAACAAAAAGGCCAATCCACTTTCCGCATTATCCTGACCCAAGGTCTGAATCGTCAGATTCGGCGCATGTGTGAATACATGGGTTATGAGGTGAAGAAGTTGAAACGCATCCGCATTATGTCCATCAAACTGGACGACCTGGCGCCGGGCAAATGGCGCTATTTTAGCGAAGCAGAAATTCAGGAAATAGAGGAGCTGCTGGAAGAGAGTACCAACAGTTACGAATAAACTCGTCATGGAGACGCGATGCATCACATCATACGCGATGCATCGCGTCTCTACTGACTAAATTACCCGCAGGGCCCGTACGAAGAAAGTCAATACAAAAGGTAGCGCCAACCAGAACCACTCGTCAGCTACCGCAAACAAAATGATCATTGCGACCAAAGAGATCAAAAAAAACAACCAATCTTTAGTTGTAGAGTTATTTGCAGCTTCCATCGTTCAATGTTTTTAGTACGGCGCGAAGGTAAATAAAAAGGTTCGAAGGTTCGAAGGTTCCGGGGTTCGAAGTTCAATAGTTTTCAAAAAACCTTCCCCAAACGCTCGAACCTCGAACCCTCGAACCCCCGAACCCCCGAACCCTAATACGTATTCGTCGGCGGCGCAAACAACGGCGCCATCTCCTTTTCTTTAAAACTACTCATAAAGCTGAGCATCGCCTGGTTGATTGCTTCGTTGGCGGGCTTTTTGCGGTACCAAATTTTACGGATGTCGTTGAATCGATCGGTCGTACCTTGGGTAAGGCGCGGGTCAATGGCATCGGTGCGGGTCTTGAGGTCCAACAACTCCGAATGAAGGCCATGTTTGAAGACGATGGCATCCTGGGTACCTTGTTGGGCTGGCTGGGTGAGCCCTTCTTCCCATGAGTTTATTTTGGCAATGATGTCGCGGGCAGTTTTCAACATGTCTTCGTGTTCCGCTGAATTTTCGTACAAAATGAGCAACCCATCCAACCAGTTGCGCCATTCCCGGCGGTTGCTGATCGTTTTGTGCATTTCCCGAATGGTGGTTTCCATTTCTTGGAGATTGATGCTTTGCAGTTCAAACTCCTCTTGAGTGCCGGGTACTTTTGGGTTAGCCAATACTTTAGCAACTGCCTTGATGGTATCTGTAGGCCCACACAGGACGATGGTATAATCGCCCGGAGGCACCATACTGCCCCGTAGGTCTCCCATGATGAATAGTTCAGGGATACCCGGCAACATGCTGCGGCGCAAATCCCAAACCAGGCGGTTCAGCCCTTTTTGCGCGGGTAAGGTAGGTTGACCCAAGGCGGCATTGGTATTGACGTGCATGGTATCTACCCAACTGGTATAGCGGCGAACTACCTGGCCCTTGGCATTGTGAATTTCCAGGGCCAGACTGTCCA includes these proteins:
- the rluF gene encoding 23S rRNA pseudouridine(2604) synthase RluF; the encoded protein is MDSISLNKYISETGICSRREADKFIEAGRVSLNGVVATKGNRVASGDTVLLDGKPLRSNPKRIYLAFHKPKGLTCTTDLRDRTNVIAYINHPQRIFPIGRLDKDSEGLIFLTNDGDIVNKILRSRNGHEKEYIVVVDKPFAPDFIRRMSNGIPILGTTTKKCVVEQKGQSTFRIILTQGLNRQIRRMCEYMGYEVKKLKRIRIMSIKLDDLAPGKWRYFSEAEIQEIEELLEESTNSYE
- a CDS encoding TlpA disulfide reductase family protein, with product MQKIWLLLVLTTGLGSLKAQQVFESFDDFAPLLERTQTDTTYVINFWATWCGPCVKELPYFEQLNHSLAQQKVSIILVSLDFRKDLETKLKPFLAQRQFSASVAALVDSRQQLWIDKIDSSWSGALPATLVYRGDVRKFKEGEFDDFEELQQFVLGFFDPKN
- a CDS encoding thioredoxin family protein — translated: MKTKTGLGIGFFASVLFLLFSFPNLPTVAGLKVGDIAPDFQLKSTSGKMVTLKDYKSAKGYIVIFTCNTCPYAQAYEQRIIDLHNKMEPMGWPVVAIMPNDPSVQPGDGFDRMTERAKQQKYPFEYLLDEGQKVFPAYGAARTPHVFLLDKDRKVRYIGAIDDNADDESLITRRYVEEAIAAVEKGNEPDPNLTKAVGCMIKVKK